From BD1-7 clade bacterium, one genomic window encodes:
- the rpsE gene encoding 30S ribosomal protein S5, producing the protein MAFNDRDKANQEGLQEKLVQVNRVAKVVKGGRIFGFTALAVVGDGNGKVGFGRGKAREVPVAIQKAMEAARRNTVQVELDGDTIQYPVKARHGASKVYMQPASPGTGVIAGGAMRAVLEVAGVHNVLAKCYGSTNPVNVVRATVNGLAAMKSPESVAAKRGKSVEDILG; encoded by the coding sequence ATGGCTTTTAATGATAGAGACAAGGCAAACCAAGAAGGTTTGCAAGAGAAACTAGTCCAGGTTAATCGTGTTGCAAAAGTTGTAAAAGGTGGTCGTATCTTCGGCTTCACAGCTTTGGCTGTTGTTGGCGATGGCAATGGTAAGGTTGGCTTCGGTCGTGGCAAGGCGCGTGAAGTGCCGGTAGCGATTCAAAAAGCGATGGAAGCTGCTCGCCGCAATACAGTTCAGGTTGAGCTGGATGGCGACACCATCCAATACCCTGTTAAGGCGCGTCACGGTGCGTCAAAAGTATATATGCAGCCAGCATCACCGGGTACCGGTGTAATCGCCGGCGGTGCGATGCGTGCGGTACTTGAAGTTGCCGGTGTACACAACGTACTAGCTAAGTGCTATGGATCTACGAATCCGGTTAACGTTGTTCGTGCTACTGTAAATGGCTTGGCTGCGATGAAGTCGCCTGAGTCTGTTGCTGCGAAACGCGGTAAATCAGTAGAAGACATCTTAGGTTAA
- the rpmD gene encoding 50S ribosomal protein L30, producing the protein MAEKNMIKVTQIRSTAGRLKSHKACVAGLGLRRINHTVEVEDTPSVRGMINKAHYLLSVEE; encoded by the coding sequence ATGGCTGAGAAAAATATGATTAAAGTGACTCAGATTCGCAGTACTGCGGGTCGACTGAAGTCACACAAAGCGTGTGTAGCCGGTCTTGGCCTGCGTCGCATCAACCACACAGTTGAAGTGGAAGACACTCCTTCTGTTCGCGGCATGATCAACAAAGCGCACTACTTACTGAGCGTTGAGGAATAA
- the rplO gene encoding 50S ribosomal protein L15 has protein sequence MADTMRLNTIKPADGHKTTRKRVGRGIGSGLGKTCGRGHKGQKSRSGGHTIPGFEGGQMPLQKRLPKYGFTSRVSRVTAEVRTSELNAINADVIDLAALKDADIINENIARAKVFLSGDVTKAVTIKGLKVTKGAKAAIEAAGGKVEE, from the coding sequence ATGGCTGATACAATGCGTTTAAATACGATTAAGCCTGCTGATGGCCACAAAACTACGCGTAAGCGTGTTGGTCGTGGTATCGGTAGTGGTTTGGGTAAAACCTGTGGCCGCGGTCACAAAGGTCAGAAGTCTCGTTCCGGTGGTCATACCATCCCGGGTTTCGAGGGTGGCCAAATGCCATTACAAAAGCGTTTGCCAAAGTATGGTTTCACATCACGCGTTTCACGTGTGACTGCTGAAGTTCGTACTTCTGAGCTTAACGCAATCAATGCAGATGTTATCGATCTGGCAGCATTGAAAGATGCTGACATCATCAACGAAAACATCGCTCGTGCTAAAGTTTTCCTTTCTGGCGACGTAACTAAAGCAGTTACTATCAAAGGCCTGAAGGTAACTAAAGGTGCAAAAGCTGCAATTGAAGCAGCTGGTGGCAAAGTCGAGGAATAA
- the secY gene encoding Protein translocase subunit SecY → MAKQQAATNAANQAGMGELLSRLRFLFLALVVYRIGTHIPVPGINPVQLDALFNQNSDTILGLFNMFSGGALERMSILALGIMPYISASIIMQLMSAVSPQLEQLKKEGEAGRRKISQYTRYGAVLLATIQATGMSVGMASQGLFFDSGITTIAIAIVSLVTGAIFMMWLGEQITERGIGNGISMLIFAGIVAGLPAAIGQSIEQARQGELNILVLLVVLLIAVGVVWAVVRIERGQRRITINYAKRQQGRRMMQAQTSHLPLKINMAGVIPAIFASSILLFPASIAQWFGESSDSLGWLQDMAFLIGPGQPLNILLFTALIIFFCFFYTALMFNPKEVADNLKRSGAFLPGIRPGEQTANYIDKVLTRLTLFGSAYIAIVCLMPQFLVVAFNVPFYLGGTSLLIVVVVVMDFMSQVQSHLLSHQYDGLMKKANLQAR, encoded by the coding sequence ATGGCAAAACAACAGGCAGCTACGAATGCGGCAAATCAGGCGGGAATGGGCGAATTGCTCTCTCGTTTGCGATTCCTGTTCCTGGCATTGGTTGTCTACCGGATCGGAACACATATTCCGGTACCTGGTATCAATCCTGTACAGCTGGACGCATTGTTTAATCAGAACTCGGATACCATTCTTGGTCTGTTTAATATGTTTTCCGGTGGTGCACTTGAGCGTATGAGTATACTCGCGCTTGGCATCATGCCGTATATATCAGCATCCATCATCATGCAGTTGATGAGTGCAGTAAGCCCTCAGCTTGAACAGTTGAAGAAAGAAGGCGAAGCCGGACGACGTAAGATTAGCCAATACACGCGTTATGGCGCTGTATTGCTTGCTACGATTCAAGCGACCGGTATGTCTGTTGGGATGGCGTCTCAAGGATTATTTTTTGATTCGGGTATCACGACAATCGCAATTGCGATTGTGTCTTTGGTAACCGGCGCCATCTTCATGATGTGGCTAGGTGAGCAGATCACAGAGCGCGGTATCGGTAACGGTATTTCTATGTTGATCTTTGCTGGTATTGTCGCAGGTTTGCCTGCCGCGATTGGGCAGTCCATCGAGCAGGCGCGCCAGGGTGAGTTGAATATATTGGTTCTACTCGTCGTACTATTGATCGCAGTTGGTGTTGTGTGGGCAGTTGTTCGAATTGAACGTGGCCAACGACGTATTACGATCAATTATGCGAAGCGCCAGCAAGGCCGCAGAATGATGCAGGCACAAACCAGTCATTTGCCGTTGAAAATAAACATGGCGGGTGTCATTCCAGCAATTTTTGCGAGCAGCATTTTGTTGTTCCCAGCGTCAATTGCGCAGTGGTTCGGAGAATCCTCCGATAGCTTGGGATGGCTACAAGACATGGCGTTTTTGATTGGTCCTGGTCAGCCACTGAATATTCTTCTGTTCACTGCATTGATCATCTTTTTCTGCTTCTTTTATACCGCGTTGATGTTTAACCCGAAAGAAGTTGCAGACAATTTGAAGCGTAGTGGTGCATTCCTTCCGGGCATTCGTCCGGGGGAGCAAACTGCGAATTATATCGACAAAGTGCTAACACGACTGACCCTTTTTGGATCTGCGTACATCGCCATTGTGTGTTTAATGCCGCAATTTTTGGTTGTAGCGTTCAACGTGCCTTTTTATCTCGGCGGTACTTCTTTGTTGATCGTGGTTGTCGTGGTCATGGATTTCATGTCACAAGTACAATCTCATCTGCTTTCTCATCAGTATGATGGCCTGATGAAAAAAGCGAATCTGCAAGCGCGTTGA
- the rpmJ gene encoding 50S ribosomal protein L36: MKVRASVKKICRDCKVVKRKGVVRVICKTEPRHKQRQG, translated from the coding sequence ATGAAAGTACGTGCTTCTGTTAAGAAAATTTGCCGTGATTGTAAAGTTGTTAAGCGCAAAGGTGTTGTACGCGTTATCTGTAAGACAGAGCCGCGTCACAAACAGCGCCAAGGCTGA
- the rpsM gene encoding 30S ribosomal protein S13 yields the protein MARIAGVNIPDHKHAVISLTYVYGIGRTTAKKLCASVGIAEDTKIADLSEEILDKFRAEISKLTVEGDLRREINMNIKRLLDLGCYRGLRHRKNLPLRGQRTKTNARTRKGPRKPIRK from the coding sequence ATGGCTCGTATTGCCGGTGTCAACATACCAGATCACAAGCACGCGGTGATTTCACTGACCTATGTTTACGGCATTGGCCGTACCACAGCGAAAAAACTATGTGCCTCCGTTGGTATTGCAGAAGATACTAAAATCGCAGATCTGTCTGAGGAAATCTTGGATAAATTTCGTGCTGAAATTTCCAAGCTCACCGTAGAAGGTGATCTTCGTCGTGAAATCAACATGAACATTAAACGTCTGCTTGATCTTGGCTGTTACCGTGGCTTACGTCACCGTAAGAACCTGCCATTACGCGGTCAGCGCACCAAAACGAATGCACGCACCCGTAAAGGGCCTCGCAAGCCAATTCGTAAGTAA
- the rpsK gene encoding 30S ribosomal protein S11 has translation MAKPSQKTRKKVKKNVVDGVAHIHASFNNTIITITDRQGNALSWATAGGSGFRGSRKSTPFAAQVAAERAGVAAQEFGLKNLDVEVKGPGPGRESAVRALNNCGYKITTIKDVTPIPHNGCRPAKKRRV, from the coding sequence ATGGCTAAGCCAAGTCAAAAGACTCGTAAAAAAGTAAAAAAGAATGTTGTTGATGGTGTTGCCCACATTCATGCCTCGTTCAACAATACGATCATTACAATCACTGACCGTCAAGGCAATGCGTTAAGCTGGGCAACCGCCGGTGGGTCTGGTTTTCGTGGCTCGCGTAAGTCAACGCCTTTTGCAGCTCAGGTTGCTGCGGAACGTGCTGGTGTAGCGGCTCAGGAGTTTGGTCTGAAGAACCTTGATGTTGAAGTCAAAGGTCCAGGGCCAGGTCGTGAATCTGCAGTTCGTGCATTGAACAACTGCGGTTACAAGATTACGACCATTAAAGATGTTACGCCGATCCCACATAATGGGTGTCGTCCAGCGAAAAAACGTCGCGTATAA
- the rpsD gene encoding 30S ribosomal protein S4, giving the protein MARYIGPTCKLSRREGTDLFLKSGVRALDSKCKVEAIPGQHGARRGRLSDYGVQLREKQKVRRTYGVLEKQFRNYYKEAARIKGATGENLLRLLETRLDNVVYRMGFGSTRAEARQLVSHKAILVNGKPVSIASYVVREGDTVSVREKSRTQLRIKNALEIAGNRSEVEWVEVDSTKLEGVFKRYPVREDLPAEINENLIVELYSK; this is encoded by the coding sequence ATGGCAAGATATATCGGCCCTACCTGTAAGTTGTCTCGTCGCGAAGGCACCGATCTGTTTTTGAAAAGTGGCGTTCGTGCGTTAGACAGCAAATGTAAAGTAGAAGCGATCCCGGGTCAGCACGGTGCACGTCGTGGACGTCTGTCTGACTACGGTGTTCAGCTGCGTGAAAAGCAGAAAGTTCGTCGTACTTACGGTGTTCTTGAAAAGCAGTTCCGTAACTACTATAAAGAAGCTGCACGTATCAAAGGTGCGACTGGTGAAAACTTGTTGCGCCTGTTAGAAACTCGTCTGGATAACGTTGTTTATCGTATGGGTTTTGGTTCAACACGTGCAGAAGCTCGTCAATTGGTTTCTCACAAAGCAATTCTGGTAAACGGTAAACCTGTTAGCATCGCATCTTATGTTGTTAGAGAAGGCGATACAGTCAGTGTTCGTGAAAAATCCCGTACCCAGCTGCGTATTAAAAACGCACTCGAAATCGCCGGCAACCGCTCTGAAGTCGAGTGGGTAGAAGTTGATTCGACCAAGCTTGAAGGTGTATTTAAACGTTATCCTGTGCGTGAAGATCTTCCTGCAGAGATTAACGAAAACCTGATTGTCGAACTTTATTCGAAGTAA
- the rpoA gene encoding DNA-directed RNA polymerase subunit alpha has protein sequence MGSAVTEFLTPKVINVEEFSTTHAKVVLEPLERGFGHTLGNALRRILLSSMPGCAITEVEIDGVLHEYSTLEGVSEDIIEILLNLKGVAIVLNEKETATLTLKKSGPGAVTAADIQVDHDVQIVNPDHEIATLGEGSDINMRLTVARGRGYSSADSRLGDEDESRSIGKLQLDASFSPVSRVSYIVESARVEQRTDLDKLVLDLETNGTLDPEEAIRRAATILQQQLAVFVDLESEAEAEAVEEEDEVDPMLLRPVDDLELTVRSANCLKAENIYYIGDLVQRTEVELLKTPNLGKKSLTEIKDVLASRGLHLGMRLDNWPPASLRNDDRVLHR, from the coding sequence ATGGGTAGTGCGGTTACAGAATTTTTGACACCTAAAGTCATCAATGTGGAAGAATTCAGCACAACACACGCAAAGGTCGTGCTGGAACCGCTAGAGCGTGGATTCGGTCATACACTCGGTAATGCTTTGAGACGTATTCTGTTGTCTTCGATGCCCGGTTGTGCGATCACTGAGGTCGAAATCGATGGCGTGTTGCACGAGTACAGCACGCTTGAAGGCGTCAGCGAAGATATCATTGAGATCTTACTGAACCTCAAAGGCGTAGCGATTGTTTTGAACGAAAAAGAAACCGCTACGTTAACGCTGAAAAAGAGTGGTCCTGGCGCGGTAACAGCGGCAGATATCCAAGTTGATCACGATGTACAAATTGTAAATCCTGATCACGAGATTGCGACTCTGGGCGAAGGCAGTGATATTAATATGCGCCTTACCGTTGCTCGTGGTCGTGGTTATTCTTCAGCCGATTCGCGTCTTGGTGACGAAGATGAAAGTCGTTCAATTGGCAAGCTGCAGTTGGATGCATCATTTAGCCCGGTATCTCGTGTGTCTTACATTGTTGAGAGTGCACGTGTCGAGCAGCGTACGGATCTAGATAAGCTGGTTCTTGATCTTGAGACTAACGGTACGCTAGATCCAGAAGAAGCAATTCGCCGCGCTGCAACCATTCTGCAGCAGCAACTAGCGGTATTTGTTGACCTGGAAAGTGAAGCAGAAGCCGAGGCAGTTGAAGAAGAGGATGAAGTAGATCCAATGCTGCTGCGTCCTGTTGATGATCTTGAATTGACTGTTCGTTCAGCGAACTGCTTGAAAGCAGAAAACATTTACTACATCGGTGATCTGGTTCAGCGTACAGAAGTTGAACTGCTTAAAACACCTAACCTTGGTAAGAAATCTCTTACTGAGATCAAGGATGTTCTGGCAAGCCGTGGCCTGCATCTTGGTATGCGTTTGGACAATTGGCCGCCGGCAAGTCTGCGTAATGATGATCGTGTTTTACACCGCTAA
- the rplQ gene encoding 50S ribosomal protein L17 — protein sequence MRHRHSGRQLNRNASHRKAMFQNMTCSLVEHELIKTTLPKAKELRRYAEPLITLSKVDSVANRRLAFARLRDKATVGKLFNELGPRYESRPGGYLRIMKAGFRAGDNAPMAYVELVDRPVVEDIDDAED from the coding sequence ATGCGTCATCGTCATAGTGGCCGTCAGTTAAATCGTAATGCGTCGCATCGTAAGGCGATGTTTCAAAACATGACATGCTCTCTGGTAGAGCATGAACTGATTAAAACCACTTTGCCTAAAGCAAAAGAGCTGCGTCGCTACGCAGAGCCACTGATCACTTTGTCTAAGGTTGATTCAGTTGCGAATCGCCGTTTGGCATTTGCACGTTTGCGTGACAAAGCTACCGTTGGTAAGTTGTTCAACGAACTTGGTCCACGCTACGAGAGCCGTCCTGGCGGTTACTTGCGCATCATGAAGGCGGGTTTCCGCGCTGGTGATAACGCGCCAATGGCATACGTTGAATTGGTTGATCGTCCAGTTGTTGAAGATATCGACGACGCAGAAGATTGA
- the uvrA gene encoding UvrABC system protein A has translation MESIIVRGARTHNLKNIDLTIPRDALVVITGLSGSGKSSLAFDTLYAEGQRRYVESLSTYARQFLSMMEKPDIDHIEGLSPAISIEQKSTSHNPRSTVGTVTEIYDYLRLLFARVGEPRCPTHHLPLSAQTISQMVDAVLALPEGQKCMLLAPVIKDRKGEHLHVFDSLRSQGFVRARIDGIVCDLDDIPKFDKNKKHSIDVVIDRFKVRDDLQTRLADSFETALELSDGIATIVDIETDEEMVFSARFACPTCGHSIRELEPRLFSFNNPYGACATCDGLGVKQFFDENRIVAHPEASLAEGAIKGWDRRSVYYFQMLSSLAEHFGFNTDTPYEKLTKKQRDVILYGSDGEDVTFNYVNDRGDIYKKTHPFEGIIPNFDRRFRETESQMVREDLTRFLSIHACPSCKGSRLNADARNVFIDEHILPDVTGMSIANAHDYFNELTFDGAKAQIADKILKEILDRLTFLNDVGLNYLTLDRGADTLSGGEAQRIRLASQIGAGLVGVMYILDEPSIGLHQRDNERLLKTLKHLRDIGNTVIVVEHDEDAIRAADYIVDIGPAAGIHGGQVVASGSYEDIIETEGSITGQYLSGKRSIAIPEERHVFNKKHVLELNGVCGNNLKEVDLTIPLGLFTCVTGVSGSGKSTLINRTLYPIAATELNGATTLQPESYKSIKGIKHIDKCIDIDQSPIGRTPRSNPATYTGIFTPIRELFAGTKEARSRGYKPGRFSXNVKGGRCEACQGDGVTKVEMHFLPDLYVPCDVCKGKRYNRETLEIKYKGNSIDEVLNMTVEDALGFFEAIPAVSRKLTTLIDVGLSYIRLGQAATTLSGGEAQRVKLSKELSKRDTGKTLYILDEPTTGLHFHDIAQLLEVLHRLRDKGNTVVVIEHNLDVIKTADWIVDLGPEGGSGGGEIIATGTPEQVAAEPGSHTGQFLKSLL, from the coding sequence ATGGAATCCATCATTGTTCGCGGTGCCCGTACGCACAACCTGAAAAATATTGACCTAACTATTCCTCGTGATGCACTTGTTGTTATCACCGGGTTGTCAGGATCCGGTAAGTCGTCATTGGCTTTCGATACACTGTATGCCGAAGGCCAACGTCGATACGTTGAATCATTGTCTACCTATGCCCGTCAGTTTCTATCGATGATGGAAAAACCCGACATCGATCACATTGAGGGCCTATCGCCGGCCATATCAATCGAACAAAAGTCAACATCACACAACCCACGCTCTACCGTCGGCACAGTGACAGAGATCTACGACTATCTGAGATTATTGTTTGCACGCGTCGGTGAACCCCGTTGCCCAACCCACCACTTGCCGCTGTCTGCACAAACGATTTCACAAATGGTCGACGCTGTACTGGCGTTGCCCGAAGGGCAGAAATGCATGTTATTGGCGCCCGTTATCAAAGATAGAAAAGGTGAACACCTGCATGTATTTGATAGCCTACGAAGCCAGGGATTTGTGCGGGCACGCATTGACGGCATTGTGTGTGATTTGGACGACATTCCGAAGTTCGACAAAAACAAAAAGCACAGCATCGACGTCGTTATCGATCGATTCAAAGTTCGCGACGACCTCCAAACCCGCTTAGCCGATTCATTTGAGACTGCACTGGAATTATCTGACGGCATCGCCACCATCGTCGATATAGAAACCGACGAAGAGATGGTCTTCTCGGCACGATTCGCCTGCCCAACATGCGGACACAGCATCCGAGAATTAGAACCGCGGCTGTTCTCATTCAACAACCCCTACGGCGCATGCGCGACCTGCGATGGCCTTGGTGTAAAACAATTCTTTGATGAAAACCGGATCGTCGCACATCCCGAAGCAAGTCTTGCCGAAGGCGCTATCAAAGGCTGGGATCGACGCAGTGTGTACTATTTTCAGATGCTGTCATCGCTTGCAGAACATTTCGGCTTTAACACCGACACGCCATACGAAAAACTCACAAAAAAACAACGCGATGTCATTCTTTACGGCAGCGACGGCGAAGACGTCACCTTTAACTACGTCAATGACCGTGGCGACATATACAAAAAGACCCACCCATTCGAAGGTATCATCCCCAATTTTGACCGTCGCTTCCGCGAAACCGAATCACAAATGGTGCGCGAAGACCTCACACGCTTTCTTAGCATACACGCCTGCCCAAGCTGCAAAGGCTCACGTCTCAATGCCGACGCTCGCAATGTGTTTATTGACGAACACATACTGCCTGACGTTACCGGCATGTCGATCGCCAACGCACATGACTATTTTAACGAATTAACATTCGACGGTGCCAAGGCTCAAATCGCCGACAAAATCCTCAAAGAGATACTCGACCGCCTAACGTTCTTAAACGATGTAGGATTAAACTATCTCACACTCGACCGAGGTGCCGACACGCTCTCCGGCGGTGAAGCCCAGCGCATTCGACTTGCGAGCCAAATTGGCGCAGGCTTAGTCGGCGTCATGTACATCCTCGACGAACCATCAATCGGCTTACATCAACGTGATAACGAACGATTACTAAAAACCTTAAAGCACCTACGCGATATTGGTAATACCGTCATCGTCGTCGAACATGATGAAGATGCAATACGCGCTGCCGACTATATCGTTGATATCGGCCCCGCTGCCGGCATTCACGGCGGCCAAGTCGTTGCCTCTGGCTCATATGAAGACATAATAGAAACTGAAGGCTCCATCACAGGCCAGTACCTCAGCGGTAAACGATCAATTGCGATACCTGAAGAACGCCATGTCTTCAACAAAAAACACGTACTCGAACTCAACGGCGTATGCGGCAACAACCTTAAAGAGGTCGACCTCACTATCCCTCTCGGTTTATTCACATGCGTTACCGGCGTATCAGGCTCCGGCAAATCGACACTTATCAACCGAACACTATACCCGATTGCCGCTACCGAACTGAATGGTGCAACAACCCTCCAGCCGGAGTCATATAAGTCCATAAAGGGCATTAAACATATCGATAAGTGTATCGACATCGATCAAAGCCCGATCGGCCGCACTCCTCGCTCAAACCCTGCAACCTACACTGGGATTTTCACCCCAATTCGCGAACTGTTCGCAGGCACAAAAGAAGCTCGTTCGCGCGGCTACAAACCCGGCAGATTCAGCTNCAATGTGAAAGGCGGCCGCTGTGAAGCCTGCCAGGGTGATGGCGTAACCAAAGTTGAAATGCACTTCCTTCCGGATCTTTATGTCCCGTGCGATGTCTGCAAAGGCAAACGCTACAACAGAGAAACACTCGAGATAAAATACAAGGGTAATTCGATCGACGAAGTTCTCAATATGACCGTAGAAGATGCACTGGGTTTTTTTGAAGCTATACCTGCCGTATCACGAAAGCTAACGACGTTAATTGACGTAGGGTTGTCTTATATTCGCCTAGGACAGGCAGCTACCACGCTATCTGGCGGCGAAGCGCAACGGGTAAAACTTAGCAAAGAGCTATCTAAGCGCGACACTGGCAAGACGCTGTATATCCTCGATGAACCCACCACCGGCCTGCACTTTCACGATATTGCCCAGCTATTAGAAGTACTGCATCGCCTACGCGATAAAGGCAACACCGTCGTCGTTATCGAACACAATCTTGATGTTATTAAAACTGCTGACTGGATAGTCGATCTTGGGCCGGAAGGCGGCTCGGGAGGCGGCGAGATTATCGCGACAGGCACACCAGAGCAGGTCGCGGCCGAGCCAGGATCCCATACCGGGCAATTCTTAAAATCATTACTTTAG
- the ssb gene encoding Single-stranded DNA-binding protein — translation MARGVNKVIIVGNVGQDPESRSFPDGSSVTNVSVATSESWRDKQTGQQQERTEWHRIVFRDRGNYRLGQIASQYLRKGSKVYVEGALRTRKWQDQQGQDRYTTEIVANELQMLDTRTDGQAGYSAGTAAQPAGGYQQPQQPAQAPVHNAQAAAPQARPQSAPQAVPQAAPAMAPQQPAAQPQQYQQPAQQPQQAAPQNTQQPAAAPAFDDFDDDIPF, via the coding sequence ATGGCAAGAGGTGTGAACAAAGTCATTATCGTGGGCAACGTTGGGCAAGATCCTGAATCTCGTTCGTTTCCTGATGGAAGCTCAGTCACCAATGTCAGTGTAGCGACATCGGAGAGCTGGAGAGATAAGCAGACCGGGCAGCAACAAGAGCGCACGGAGTGGCACCGTATTGTATTTCGCGATCGCGGAAATTATCGGTTAGGCCAAATCGCATCACAATATTTGCGTAAGGGGTCGAAGGTTTACGTCGAGGGCGCATTGCGAACGCGTAAATGGCAGGATCAACAAGGGCAAGATCGTTACACCACGGAGATCGTGGCTAATGAGTTGCAGATGCTTGATACGCGCACGGATGGGCAGGCCGGGTATAGCGCCGGTACAGCCGCACAGCCGGCTGGAGGCTATCAACAACCTCAGCAGCCAGCGCAAGCGCCTGTTCATAATGCACAGGCTGCAGCTCCGCAAGCGCGACCGCAATCGGCGCCTCAAGCAGTCCCGCAGGCCGCTCCAGCGATGGCGCCACAACAGCCGGCAGCTCAGCCGCAGCAATATCAGCAACCTGCCCAGCAGCCGCAACAAGCTGCGCCGCAGAATACACAGCAACCCGCTGCTGCGCCGGCATTTGACGATTTTGATGATGATATTCCGTTCTAA
- the rmlD gene encoding dTDP-4-dehydrorhamnose reductase — protein sequence MKLLVVRDHHTLVPEIQQQLEDRVEDISCVPLDWQLVGETVDIADAIKYQKPDFVLMLTVLGPDELAEWGQHYRQLMDDLTNILAKSDIPLIYLSSAAVYPGQQLNYLEHDAPDPVTDIGRLYLDIERMVESRLERYITLRSGWMFSESTPNFMTSVIEYASSNAMISVNSAGKGCPTAMHDIARVILAILLQADLDIGVWGTYHYSSSDAAIGFQFIETILAQAAQFNGDIDPKQLLFEHCDSPVGDFYFEPVVLECSKLKDTFGIHQKPWRAMLGSVVRAYFNELEK from the coding sequence ATGAAGTTATTAGTCGTTCGGGATCACCATACTCTGGTGCCTGAAATCCAGCAGCAGTTAGAAGATCGTGTTGAAGATATATCCTGTGTGCCGCTGGATTGGCAGTTAGTCGGTGAAACGGTTGATATTGCAGATGCGATCAAATATCAGAAGCCTGACTTTGTCTTAATGTTGACCGTGTTGGGTCCTGATGAGCTGGCTGAATGGGGGCAGCATTATCGGCAATTAATGGATGATTTAACCAATATCCTGGCAAAATCTGATATTCCGTTGATTTATTTGTCGTCGGCAGCAGTCTACCCTGGGCAGCAACTCAACTACCTCGAGCATGATGCCCCGGATCCGGTGACGGATATAGGGCGCTTGTACCTAGATATTGAGCGAATGGTGGAGTCGCGGCTTGAGCGTTATATCACGTTACGGTCAGGCTGGATGTTCTCGGAATCGACGCCGAATTTCATGACATCTGTGATCGAATACGCTTCTTCGAATGCCATGATTAGCGTTAATAGTGCAGGTAAGGGCTGCCCGACGGCAATGCATGATATTGCGAGAGTGATACTTGCTATCTTGCTTCAGGCTGATCTTGATATTGGGGTATGGGGAACCTACCACTACAGCAGCTCCGACGCAGCAATTGGCTTTCAGTTTATTGAGACAATTTTGGCGCAGGCTGCCCAATTTAATGGTGATATTGATCCAAAGCAGCTGCTATTTGAGCACTGTGATTCACCGGTAGGAGATTTCTATTTTGAGCCGGTGGTACTCGAATGTAGTAAGTTAAAGGATACCTTTGGTATTCATCAAAAGCCCTGGCGAGCGATGCTGGGTAGTGTTGTTAGAGCCTACTTTAATGAGTTGGAGAAATAG
- the moaB gene encoding Molybdenum cofactor biosynthesis protein B: protein MSSSTNQSMAQLNICVLTVSDTRNASNDTSGDVLVEGLLAQGHKLSDRCIVIDDVYQLRAVVSGWIADPDVQAILVTGGTGFSSRDSTPEALSPLFDKSIEGFGELFRQLSYQEIGTSTVQSRALAGIANRTVIFCMPGSTGACKTAWHGIIREQLDSSHKPCNFVGALKLV, encoded by the coding sequence ATGTCGAGTTCTACAAATCAGTCTATGGCCCAGCTTAATATCTGTGTGTTAACGGTTTCAGACACGCGTAATGCATCCAACGATACATCCGGTGATGTGCTTGTCGAAGGTCTTTTAGCGCAAGGGCATAAGCTGAGTGATCGCTGCATAGTGATTGACGATGTTTATCAGTTGCGTGCAGTGGTTTCTGGTTGGATTGCTGATCCTGATGTCCAAGCGATTTTGGTCACTGGTGGCACAGGTTTCTCTTCCAGAGACAGCACCCCTGAAGCGTTATCGCCTTTATTCGACAAATCAATTGAAGGGTTTGGAGAGTTATTTCGCCAGCTGTCGTACCAGGAAATTGGTACCTCAACGGTTCAATCGCGTGCGCTTGCAGGTATTGCAAACCGTACGGTTATATTTTGTATGCCGGGGTCAACAGGCGCTTGTAAAACGGCGTGGCACGGTATTATTCGAGAGCAATTAGACAGTAGTCATAAGCCCTGCAATTTCGTCGGTGCTTTAAAGTTGGTTTGA